One Bacteroidales bacterium genomic window carries:
- a CDS encoding glycosyltransferase, protein MNNNNKKKIIIVSVTNDLVADNRVHKVSVSLLKFGYDVLLVGRKLKGSLPVDRIYNTKRFRLLFNKSAVFYAEYNIRLFFFLLFRKADVFLSNDLDTLPANFLASKIRRKKLVYDSHEYFTEVPELVKRKRVKCIWESIEKRILPKIKYSYTVCGSIAEIYNKKYDINMKVVRNIPECEMKLKDITSEVYEKTKNKKVILYQGAVNIGRGIEEVIKAMQFLENAVFLIIGDGDIKAKLEQLVENNKLQEKVIFTGRIPFNQLFAYTKKADIGISIEENLGLNYYYALPNKLFDYIRANVPVLVSRLPEIERTVNKYDIGCYIENHNPEHIAEKIKYMLQSAEKVNFWKQNLKKASDDLCWENEELVLKEIFIE, encoded by the coding sequence ATGAACAATAATAATAAAAAGAAAATAATAATCGTTTCCGTAACGAATGATCTTGTCGCTGACAACAGAGTGCATAAAGTTTCTGTATCTTTATTGAAATTCGGTTATGATGTATTGCTTGTAGGCAGGAAATTGAAAGGAAGTCTTCCCGTAGATCGCATATACAATACAAAGCGGTTTAGATTACTTTTTAATAAAAGTGCTGTATTTTATGCTGAATATAACATCAGATTGTTTTTCTTTTTACTTTTCAGAAAAGCAGATGTTTTTTTGTCGAATGATTTAGATACTTTGCCGGCAAATTTTCTTGCATCAAAAATCAGACGCAAAAAACTTGTTTACGACAGCCACGAATATTTTACGGAAGTTCCTGAACTTGTTAAGAGGAAAAGAGTAAAATGTATTTGGGAAAGCATTGAAAAAAGAATTCTTCCGAAAATTAAATATTCTTACACTGTTTGCGGTTCAATTGCTGAAATTTATAATAAGAAGTATGATATAAACATGAAAGTTGTTCGTAATATTCCTGAATGTGAGATGAAATTAAAGGATATTACAAGTGAAGTTTACGAAAAAACAAAAAACAAAAAAGTAATTTTATATCAAGGAGCCGTTAATATTGGCAGAGGGATTGAGGAGGTAATCAAAGCAATGCAATTTTTAGAAAATGCCGTTTTTTTGATAATTGGAGACGGTGACATAAAGGCAAAATTAGAGCAACTTGTTGAAAATAATAAATTGCAAGAAAAGGTAATATTTACGGGAAGAATTCCGTTTAATCAACTTTTTGCTTATACAAAAAAAGCTGATATTGGAATTTCAATTGAAGAAAATTTAGGTTTAAATTATTACTACGCATTACCTAATAAATTGTTTGATTATATCAGAGCTAATGTGCCCGTTCTTGTCAGCAGATTGCCTGAAATTGAACGAACAGTTAATAAATATGATATTGGCTGTTATATTGAAAACCACAATCCTGAACATATAGCAGAGAAAATAAAATATATGTTGCAATCAGCAGAAAAGGTAAACTTTTGGAAGCAAAATTTGAAAAAAGCATCAGATGACTTGTGTTGGGAAAATGAAGAGTTGGTTTTAAAAGAAATTTTTATTGAATAA
- the lpxB gene encoding lipid-A-disaccharide synthase, with product MKYYIIAGEASGDLHASNLMKEIKNKDTEAEFRFLGGDLMLKQGGTLVKHFKETAYMGGFDVLMHIRTIFKNIKFIKNDIFKTKPDVVILVDYPGFNLRIAEFAHNKNFNVYYYISPKIWAWKQSRVEKIKKYIDKLFIIFPFEKEFYKKHNFEVEYVGNPILDALDAEKKDIENFNKKYKLNDKKIIALLPGSRKQEIKHNFPLMLKAAEKFSDYQFLVAAAPSLEKEIFLKYIKNKDIKLIYNDTYELLKHSEAAIVTSGTATLETAVLNVPELVCYRGDHFSYQIAKRLIKVEYISLVNLIMQKEIIKEFLQYDMTVENICNELELLLNNDVYRKNMLNNFAELRVKLGGKGASERAAEIIVNSLKM from the coding sequence GTGAAATACTATATCATAGCCGGTGAAGCCTCAGGTGATCTGCATGCTTCAAATTTAATGAAAGAGATTAAAAACAAAGATACCGAAGCCGAATTCAGGTTTCTCGGAGGAGATTTGATGTTAAAACAAGGCGGAACACTTGTTAAGCACTTCAAAGAAACAGCGTATATGGGAGGTTTTGATGTACTTATGCACATTCGTACTATTTTTAAAAATATCAAATTCATTAAAAATGACATCTTTAAAACAAAACCGGATGTTGTTATTTTAGTTGATTACCCCGGCTTTAACTTGAGAATAGCAGAATTTGCACATAACAAAAACTTTAATGTTTATTATTATATCTCACCAAAGATATGGGCTTGGAAACAATCACGTGTTGAAAAAATAAAAAAATATATTGATAAACTTTTCATCATCTTTCCTTTTGAAAAAGAATTCTACAAGAAACATAATTTTGAAGTTGAGTATGTAGGAAATCCAATACTTGATGCCCTTGATGCCGAAAAAAAAGATATTGAAAATTTTAATAAAAAATATAAATTGAATGATAAAAAAATAATAGCATTATTACCCGGAAGCAGAAAACAAGAGATTAAACATAATTTTCCCCTTATGTTGAAAGCAGCCGAGAAATTCTCCGATTATCAATTTTTAGTTGCCGCAGCACCTTCTTTGGAAAAAGAAATCTTTTTGAAATATATTAAAAATAAAGATATTAAGTTAATCTATAACGATACTTATGAATTATTAAAACATTCTGAAGCAGCCATAGTAACATCCGGCACGGCAACATTGGAAACAGCGGTATTAAATGTGCCTGAACTTGTTTGTTACAGAGGTGATCACTTCTCATATCAAATTGCAAAAAGATTGATAAAAGTAGAGTATATTTCATTGGTAAATCTAATAATGCAAAAAGAAATCATAAAAGAATTCCTACAATATGACATGACTGTTGAAAACATTTGCAATGAATTGGAACTATTACTTAATAATGACGTATACAGAAAAAATATGTTAAATAATTTTGCAGAATTGAGAGTAAAACTGGGAGGCAAAGGTGCGTCTGAAAGAGCTGCCGAAATTATTGTTAATTCTTTAAAGATGTAA
- the rlmB gene encoding 23S rRNA (guanosine(2251)-2'-O)-methyltransferase RlmB yields MTKDNFIFGTRAVIEAIGTDKQIDKVLIKRAGDNELLKELLSVLKKYKIPHQFVPVQKINKITRKNHQGVLAFISPVKFYDINEIVTRVFEAGKTPFIIILDGVTDVRNFGAIVRTAECSGVDAVLIPEKNSARINADAVKTSAGAMHKLPICRTHSLRNTLDELKSVGLQIVSVSEKAEKNYYNVDFKIPTALIFGSEDKGISNSIISLSNKFVKIPVLGEIKSLNVSVAASILMYESVRQKMRLIETE; encoded by the coding sequence ATGACAAAAGATAATTTTATATTCGGAACAAGAGCTGTTATTGAAGCAATCGGAACTGATAAACAGATAGATAAAGTTTTAATAAAAAGAGCCGGTGATAATGAATTATTAAAAGAACTTTTAAGTGTTTTAAAAAAGTATAAAATTCCTCATCAATTTGTTCCTGTTCAGAAAATAAATAAGATCACTCGTAAAAATCATCAAGGTGTTCTTGCTTTTATTTCGCCTGTGAAATTTTATGATATTAATGAAATTGTAACCCGTGTTTTTGAAGCAGGCAAAACTCCTTTTATTATAATACTTGACGGGGTTACCGATGTAAGAAATTTTGGTGCAATTGTCAGAACTGCTGAATGCTCGGGAGTTGATGCAGTATTGATACCTGAAAAAAACTCTGCAAGGATTAATGCAGATGCTGTTAAAACATCTGCGGGAGCAATGCATAAATTACCGATTTGCAGAACACACAGTTTAAGGAATACACTTGATGAACTTAAGTCAGTCGGTTTACAAATTGTTTCTGTAAGCGAGAAAGCAGAAAAGAATTATTATAATGTTGATTTTAAAATTCCGACTGCTTTAATATTCGGATCAGAAGATAAAGGAATATCAAATTCAATTATCTCATTATCAAATAAATTTGTGAAGATACCTGTACTGGGAGAAATTAAATCTTTAAATGTTTCAGTTGCGGCATCTATTTTGATGTATGAATCAGTGAGACAAAAAATGAGATTGATTGAGACTGAATAA
- a CDS encoding PKD domain-containing protein — MEKLKFIIPILLIFTISSCYVDRKPDYVNACFTISGTDHYVNESVYFINCSQYATSYDWSFGDGFLSNQRNPSHTYLQNGTYQVTLTAYDQYGNYDTFTDNVTIEGSTDLDILVMFEGTQVIVPDCEVTLYGSDEDWQNLQNPLVSGFTNNSGFIVFTGLDPVIYYIDAYLEGDDVYYSNEELGYITDELNEDEVNEYNIYVRQYTSSKKNNRKELPIVKIEKSSKEEHDHIIKANLNK, encoded by the coding sequence ATGGAAAAGTTAAAATTTATTATCCCGATTCTGTTAATATTTACAATTAGTTCTTGTTATGTTGACAGAAAACCTGATTATGTTAATGCATGTTTTACGATATCAGGTACAGATCACTATGTAAACGAATCTGTGTATTTTATTAATTGTTCACAGTATGCTACCTCTTATGATTGGAGTTTCGGTGACGGATTTTTATCTAATCAAAGAAATCCTTCTCATACATATTTACAAAACGGTACTTATCAAGTAACATTAACAGCTTATGATCAGTACGGAAATTATGACACCTTTACTGATAATGTTACAATAGAAGGATCGACAGATTTAGATATTTTAGTTATGTTTGAGGGTACCCAAGTTATTGTACCTGATTGTGAAGTAACTCTTTATGGATCTGATGAAGATTGGCAAAACTTGCAAAATCCGCTTGTTTCAGGATTTACAAATAACAGCGGGTTTATTGTATTCACAGGATTAGATCCTGTCATTTATTATATTGATGCCTATTTAGAAGGAGATGATGTGTATTATTCGAATGAAGAGTTGGGTTATATTACAGATGAATTAAATGAAGATGAGGTTAATGAATATAATATCTATGTAAGGCAGTATACAAGCAGCAAAAAAAATAACAGAAAAGAATTGCCGATTGTTAAAATTGAAAAATCTTCAAAAGAAGAGCATGATCACATTATAAAAGCGAATTTAAATAAATAG
- a CDS encoding polysaccharide deacetylase family protein has product MTVKIQIPKNNIPERRYIINVFFKEFLCIEYQIEEADTDNYKINFQDKIIEIKDAFFNQFPEDLSYLKKENIPLKVIFAENKFTTEANIPVLYGNTEIKTSENTIKCGIDIFASSFFMLTRWEENVITEKDKHGRIPDEMQFSVKNNFHYRPIVNENVEMLRNMFVYLGFNIENKHNYIPKITHDIDFFARYDRFTKVIKAIAGDVFKRKSFKKAINTLQSYFQIKKGKQKDPYDTFDYLMDISESVGQKSFFYFIPAILGEPDAKYNISDKAVVCTMENIKRRGHIVGIHGAYRSYKDAKLFKEELKRFPKEIKIEEGRQHFLRFENPVTWQIYEDAGLKTDSSIGFMSDAGFRSGTCYEYSLFNILTREKLKLKERPLIVMEQALAKKYPDKNEFYKKIIELKDTVENYSGIFVVLWHNNNFNVDEWDGYRDVYETLVLEVL; this is encoded by the coding sequence ATGACTGTGAAAATCCAAATACCAAAAAATAATATACCCGAAAGAAGATATATAATTAATGTCTTCTTCAAGGAATTTTTGTGCATAGAATATCAGATAGAAGAAGCTGATACAGACAACTATAAGATTAATTTTCAGGATAAAATAATAGAAATTAAAGATGCTTTTTTTAATCAATTCCCGGAAGATTTATCATATTTAAAAAAAGAAAATATCCCTTTGAAGGTTATTTTTGCTGAAAATAAATTCACTACGGAAGCAAATATCCCTGTTTTATACGGAAATACTGAAATTAAAACTTCTGAAAATACAATAAAATGCGGTATTGATATTTTTGCTTCATCTTTTTTTATGCTTACACGTTGGGAAGAAAATGTGATTACTGAAAAAGATAAGCACGGAAGAATTCCGGATGAAATGCAATTCTCCGTCAAAAATAATTTTCATTATAGACCAATTGTTAATGAAAATGTTGAGATGTTAAGAAATATGTTTGTTTATCTTGGTTTTAATATTGAAAACAAGCATAATTATATTCCTAAAATTACTCACGATATTGATTTTTTTGCAAGATATGACAGGTTTACAAAAGTAATAAAAGCAATAGCCGGTGATGTTTTCAAAAGAAAAAGTTTTAAAAAAGCAATAAACACCCTTCAATCGTATTTTCAAATTAAAAAAGGAAAACAAAAAGATCCTTATGATACTTTTGATTATTTAATGGATATATCAGAAAGTGTCGGTCAAAAATCTTTTTTCTATTTTATTCCGGCAATTCTCGGAGAGCCGGATGCAAAATATAATATATCAGATAAAGCAGTTGTTTGCACAATGGAAAATATAAAGAGGAGGGGACACATTGTTGGGATTCACGGGGCATATCGCTCATATAAAGATGCAAAACTTTTTAAAGAAGAATTAAAACGATTCCCAAAAGAAATTAAAATTGAAGAAGGCAGGCAACATTTTCTTAGATTTGAAAACCCTGTAACTTGGCAAATATACGAAGATGCCGGTTTAAAAACAGACAGCAGTATTGGGTTTATGAGTGATGCCGGGTTTCGTTCCGGAACTTGTTATGAGTATTCGTTATTTAATATTCTTACACGAGAAAAACTGAAGTTAAAAGAACGCCCTCTAATTGTAATGGAGCAAGCATTAGCCAAGAAATATCCCGATAAAAATGAATTTTATAAAAAAATTATTGAATTAAAAGATACAGTTGAAAATTATTCAGGTATTTTTGTCGTTCTTTGGCATAATAATAATTTTAATGTTGATGAGTGGGATGGGTATAGGGATGTTTATGAAACGTTAGTATTAGAAGTGCTATAA
- a CDS encoding N-acetylneuraminate synthase family protein yields MDNLFQDLIIFEMANNHQGSLQHGINIIKELGKLKRKYKINAAVKFQYRNLDTFIHKDFKDRTDVKHIPRFQSTKLFDNEFKTLLNAVKQEDLITMATPFDEVSVDKCLDFGVDIIKVASCSAQDWPLLDKISQTNRPIILSTGGSTLHDIDALVSYFKHRECNFGLMHCVGMYPAENEDIHMNFLGKMIHRYPKLNIGWSGHEAPTNNEPAKIAVAKGAKMLERHIGLETDEIKLNAYSMNPAQTTEWLESVHKARTICGNSDNKDITEDEIQSLLSLKRGVYAKENIKKGENIIKDQVYFAMPCQESQLSSGEFGRYRAEYIAYKDYKANEKIIETPYSGDDVSIIREIIHTVKGMLHESKIIIPKNAELEISHHYGISKLKQFGAIIFSIVNREYCKKILICLPGQTNPMHMHKIKEETFQLLSGDLTINLKDKKIDLIPGELFLIEQNIMHDFTSVNGAIFEEISSTHRRGDSYYEDKYISDLDPMQRKTIIKDWQ; encoded by the coding sequence ATGGATAATTTATTTCAAGACCTTATCATTTTTGAGATGGCAAATAATCACCAAGGCAGCCTTCAACATGGTATAAATATTATAAAAGAGCTGGGAAAACTTAAAAGGAAATACAAAATAAATGCAGCTGTAAAATTCCAATACAGAAATTTAGATACATTTATTCACAAAGATTTTAAAGATCGAACAGATGTAAAACATATACCCAGGTTTCAGTCTACTAAATTATTTGATAATGAATTTAAAACATTATTAAATGCTGTTAAGCAAGAAGATTTGATTACTATGGCGACTCCATTTGATGAAGTTTCAGTTGACAAATGTTTGGATTTTGGAGTAGATATAATAAAAGTTGCCAGCTGTAGTGCTCAAGATTGGCCTTTATTAGACAAAATATCACAAACAAACAGACCGATTATTCTATCAACTGGCGGAAGTACTCTTCATGATATAGATGCATTAGTCAGTTATTTTAAACATAGAGAATGCAATTTTGGATTGATGCATTGTGTAGGTATGTACCCTGCTGAAAATGAAGATATTCATATGAATTTTTTAGGCAAAATGATACACCGATATCCGAAATTAAATATTGGATGGTCAGGACATGAAGCACCTACAAATAATGAACCTGCAAAAATTGCAGTAGCAAAAGGAGCAAAAATGCTTGAAAGACATATTGGATTGGAAACTGATGAAATAAAATTGAATGCATACTCTATGAATCCTGCTCAAACAACTGAATGGCTTGAGTCAGTACATAAAGCCAGAACTATATGCGGTAATTCAGATAATAAGGATATTACTGAAGATGAAATTCAGTCGTTATTATCACTTAAGAGGGGAGTATACGCAAAAGAAAATATAAAAAAGGGAGAAAATATTATAAAAGACCAAGTTTATTTTGCTATGCCGTGTCAAGAAAGTCAGTTATCAAGTGGCGAATTTGGCAGATACAGAGCAGAATATATTGCATATAAGGATTATAAAGCAAATGAAAAGATAATTGAAACACCATATTCAGGGGATGATGTAAGTATAATTAGAGAGATAATTCATACTGTAAAAGGGATGCTTCATGAATCAAAAATAATTATTCCAAAAAATGCAGAGTTAGAGATTTCACATCATTACGGTATAAGCAAATTAAAACAGTTTGGTGCAATAATATTTAGTATAGTAAACAGAGAGTATTGCAAGAAAATTTTAATTTGTTTACCCGGTCAAACTAATCCAATGCATATGCATAAAATAAAGGAAGAAACTTTTCAATTATTAAGCGGAGATCTTACAATAAATTTAAAGGATAAAAAAATTGATTTAATACCTGGGGAACTTTTCTTAATTGAACAAAATATAATGCACGATTTCACTTCTGTTAACGGTGCTATATTTGAAGAAATTTCATCAACCCATCGCAGAGGAGATTCATATTATGAAGATAAATACATTTCAGATTTAGATCCAATGCAAAGAAAAACAATTATTAAAGATTGGCAGTAA
- the surE gene encoding 5'/3'-nucleotidase SurE: MLVTNDDGITAKGLRILIETAKKFGDVIVVAPDSHQSAKSHSITQASPIRYDKVEEFNGHLEYSCSGTPVDCVKLALHEISDRKPDLILSGINHGANTSVSVLYSGTMGAAIEGSLHDIKSVGFSVDNHFSDADFSDAVPWMEKIISEVLDKGLPAGVSLNVNFPDVTKVKIKGIKTVRGAKGVWGERFVKANDPHMRNFVWITGDLYNKDEGKEDTDIYQLKQGFATVVPIKVDFNYYDFISELSEWNFNE; the protein is encoded by the coding sequence ATATTAGTAACCAATGATGACGGAATAACTGCAAAAGGTTTAAGAATATTGATTGAAACTGCTAAAAAATTCGGTGATGTTATAGTTGTTGCACCTGATTCACACCAATCTGCCAAATCGCATTCTATTACACAAGCATCTCCGATAAGATATGACAAAGTTGAAGAATTTAACGGACATTTGGAATATTCATGTTCAGGTACACCTGTCGATTGCGTAAAGTTGGCTTTACATGAAATATCCGATCGAAAACCAGATTTAATTCTGTCAGGAATTAACCACGGTGCGAATACTTCTGTCAGTGTATTATACTCCGGTACTATGGGAGCTGCAATTGAAGGCAGTTTGCATGATATAAAGTCTGTTGGTTTTTCTGTAGATAATCATTTTTCCGATGCAGATTTCTCTGATGCTGTTCCATGGATGGAAAAGATTATTTCGGAAGTTTTGGATAAAGGTTTACCTGCCGGAGTAAGCTTGAATGTAAATTTTCCTGATGTTACAAAAGTAAAAATAAAAGGAATAAAAACCGTTAGAGGTGCCAAAGGTGTTTGGGGTGAAAGATTTGTAAAAGCCAATGATCCGCATATGCGTAACTTTGTTTGGATAACAGGAGACTTATATAATAAAGATGAAGGGAAAGAAGATACCGATATCTATCAATTAAAACAAGGATTTGCTACCGTTGTTCCGATTAAGGTCGATTTTAATTATTATGATTTTATCAGCGAACTTTCTGAATGGAATTTTAATGAATAA
- a CDS encoding protease inhibitor I42 family protein, translated as MKKFVIILTITVFGMYLIQSCDAQKEVIKNVPADKLEKTYTITETDTLTIKLVSNPTTGFKWYLTNKIKPKVIVEYNREFVKDDVTMDMVGAGGYDIWRFLPNKKGETYLHFVYKRENGKTDKEKFFKIISK; from the coding sequence ATGAAAAAGTTTGTAATTATTTTAACAATTACCGTTTTCGGGATGTATCTTATTCAATCTTGTGATGCTCAAAAAGAAGTTATAAAAAATGTGCCGGCAGATAAACTTGAAAAAACTTATACTATTACTGAAACAGATACGCTTACCATTAAATTAGTATCTAATCCTACAACCGGTTTCAAATGGTATCTGACAAATAAAATAAAACCGAAAGTAATTGTTGAGTACAACAGAGAATTTGTAAAGGATGACGTAACCATGGATATGGTTGGTGCCGGAGGATATGATATTTGGAGATTTCTGCCAAATAAAAAAGGAGAAACATATTTGCATTTTGTATATAAAAGAGAAAACGGTAAAACTGATAAAGAAAAGTTTTTTAAGATTATTTCTAAATAA
- a CDS encoding thioredoxin family protein yields the protein MKKKVLILSILTLIFANFNLNSQILEPVKWKFAVTQINDDEVLLNAIATIDETWHLYGQYFNKENRTGPIKMVFSFNESSEYKKIGKVEEWPKPHIEFDDIFNMDVHTFDKKVTFSQKIKVLSKEEFIINGELEGQACLENGQCVQISEKFSFKVQGYENYTETVEEETQNVVETDTSNVVNETETNGKDSVKTLTTLERSKITPIIAKNNPFAGDDGENKSLIWFFFFAMFFGLTALITPCVFPMIPMTVSFFLPSKEQSKRKSRMKSMIFGISIVLIYTLPIAIIIGIANISGKDAVSADFANFISTHWIPNVFFFLIFMIFAASFFGMFEIVLPNWMVSKSDKQADKGGMLGIFFMAFTLVLVSFSCTGPIVGGIIAESTQGGDLMKPIVGMLGFSLGIAIPFTLFAYFPNLLNKLPQSGGWLNSVKVILGFLELALGFKFLSIADQTYHWELLDREVYIAIWIVIFTLMGFYLLGKIRFAHDSETKTLKVPRMFMAIITFSFVIYLIPGMIGAPLKFLSGYLPPVATHDFNLVKMIRGETEPSVCETPKYANDLDLPHGLHGYFDYFQALECSQEQNKPIFMDFTGHGCVNCREMEANVWSDPAVLKILKEDYIILALYVDDKEIEVPKNEWFTSSRDGDIKKMLGKQNADIQAVNFNSNSQPYYVLLDHGGNVLAKPGTYDLDVDIFVEFLQKGKDEFKRINGEKY from the coding sequence ATGAAGAAAAAAGTTTTAATACTGTCAATCCTTACATTAATCTTTGCAAATTTCAATCTGAATTCCCAAATTCTTGAACCTGTTAAATGGAAATTTGCTGTAACTCAAATAAATGATGATGAGGTATTGTTAAATGCCATTGCAACAATTGATGAAACTTGGCATTTATACGGTCAATATTTTAATAAAGAAAATCGTACAGGCCCGATTAAAATGGTTTTTAGTTTTAATGAATCATCTGAATATAAGAAAATCGGGAAAGTAGAGGAATGGCCTAAACCACATATTGAATTTGATGATATTTTCAATATGGATGTCCATACATTTGATAAAAAAGTAACCTTTTCTCAAAAAATTAAAGTACTTAGTAAAGAAGAATTTATAATAAATGGTGAGTTGGAAGGACAAGCTTGTTTAGAAAACGGACAATGTGTTCAGATTTCAGAAAAATTTAGTTTTAAGGTTCAAGGATATGAAAATTATACCGAAACAGTTGAAGAAGAAACACAAAACGTTGTTGAAACTGATACAAGTAATGTCGTAAATGAAACAGAAACAAATGGAAAAGATTCTGTAAAAACATTAACAACTCTTGAACGTTCAAAAATTACTCCGATTATTGCAAAAAATAATCCGTTTGCAGGTGATGACGGTGAAAATAAATCACTGATTTGGTTTTTCTTTTTCGCTATGTTTTTTGGTTTAACTGCATTGATAACTCCCTGTGTTTTCCCGATGATACCTATGACGGTTTCTTTCTTTCTGCCCTCAAAAGAGCAATCCAAGAGAAAAAGCAGAATGAAATCCATGATTTTCGGTATTTCAATTGTGCTGATTTATACCTTACCGATTGCAATTATTATAGGAATTGCTAATATTAGCGGAAAAGATGCAGTTTCGGCAGATTTTGCTAACTTTATAAGTACTCATTGGATTCCTAATGTTTTCTTTTTCTTGATATTTATGATTTTTGCCGCTTCATTTTTTGGTATGTTTGAGATTGTATTGCCTAATTGGATGGTCTCTAAATCGGATAAACAAGCTGACAAAGGCGGTATGCTCGGTATTTTTTTTATGGCATTTACATTGGTTTTAGTATCGTTTTCATGTACCGGGCCGATAGTAGGAGGTATCATTGCTGAATCAACACAAGGAGGTGATTTAATGAAACCGATTGTAGGCATGCTGGGATTTTCTCTCGGTATAGCAATTCCTTTTACATTATTTGCATACTTCCCGAACTTGCTTAATAAATTACCGCAATCAGGCGGATGGCTTAATTCAGTTAAAGTTATTCTTGGTTTTTTAGAACTTGCACTTGGTTTCAAATTTTTAAGTATTGCAGATCAAACTTACCATTGGGAATTACTTGACAGAGAGGTTTATATTGCAATTTGGATAGTTATATTTACTTTGATGGGATTTTATCTTCTCGGGAAGATCAGATTTGCACATGATAGTGAAACAAAAACCTTAAAAGTGCCTAGGATGTTTATGGCAATTATAACTTTTTCATTTGTAATTTATCTGATTCCCGGAATGATAGGAGCGCCATTGAAATTTTTATCAGGATATTTGCCTCCGGTAGCAACTCATGATTTTAATTTAGTTAAAATGATTCGCGGAGAAACAGAACCGTCTGTTTGTGAGACTCCTAAGTATGCAAATGATTTGGATTTACCTCACGGATTACACGGTTATTTTGATTATTTTCAAGCATTAGAATGTTCTCAAGAACAAAATAAACCGATATTTATGGATTTTACCGGACACGGATGTGTTAATTGTCGTGAAATGGAAGCAAATGTTTGGTCTGATCCGGCAGTATTGAAAATACTGAAAGAAGATTATATTATATTAGCTTTGTATGTTGATGATAAAGAAATTGAAGTTCCGAAAAACGAATGGTTTACTTCTTCAAGAGACGGAGATATTAAGAAAATGCTGGGTAAACAAAATGCTGATATTCAGGCAGTAAATTTTAACAGTAATTCTCAACCATATTATGTTTTACTTGATCATGGCGGTAATGTGTTAGCAAAACCCGGAACTTATGATTTGGATGTTGATATATTTGTCGAGTTCCTACAGAAAGGAAAAGATGAATTTAAAAGAATTAATGGTGAAAAGTATTAA
- a CDS encoding acyl-CoA thioesterase, translating into MYTSKTKIRVRYGETDQMGYVYYGNYPLYYEVARTDMIRKLGWPYKKIEESGVMLPVLSLNVKYIKPAFYDDELTVKTYIKKLPTVRIEFEYEVYNEQNELINKGDTTLVFVDMKTMKPTSAPQGFIDDIKKYFE; encoded by the coding sequence ATGTACACATCAAAAACAAAAATACGTGTAAGATACGGTGAAACTGACCAAATGGGATATGTTTATTACGGAAACTATCCTCTGTATTACGAAGTTGCCAGAACAGATATGATAAGAAAACTCGGTTGGCCTTATAAAAAAATTGAAGAAAGCGGTGTAATGTTGCCTGTATTATCTCTTAATGTAAAGTATATTAAACCTGCTTTTTATGATGATGAATTAACTGTAAAAACTTATATTAAAAAGTTACCGACTGTACGTATAGAATTTGAATATGAAGTGTATAATGAACAAAATGAATTAATCAATAAAGGAGATACAACTTTGGTTTTTGTAGATATGAAAACTATGAAACCTACAAGTGCTCCGCAAGGATTTATTGATGATATTAAAAAATACTTTGAATAA